From Rudanella lutea DSM 19387, a single genomic window includes:
- a CDS encoding RagB/SusD family nutrient uptake outer membrane protein: MKKYIILISLLALTVTQNACQQEFLNPSAASEQQVINSPDGLVTLVNGLQFRYTTTRAGAIYNAVAAGGLTTRELRVLNAGNTDELFLEQGLNSVQGSNAVVRNLWTSCQLTRASADIVLTNADRVITDAGLKSGVVAYASIFKALSLGTLAQFFQQAPVATGTNAPFVPREQLLREAIQQLETAATLVSSTPPSASFLTRIPAGIDIPNTIQALIARYALFAGDYDKAIAAAGRVNLTVRSSFSFDENARNPVFETAFGNVNVFAPTNTSFGLTGALQPDPSDRRLTFYFRTNPTATQNLGTGFYTSNSTAIPVYLPGEILLIRAEAFARKNDLTNAVTELNRVLTKTPAQDAWGVGAGLPAYAGANTANAILQEIYRNRQIELAFQGFRLEDSRRFGRSGPDTTPQANAERTRNFMPYPFTERDNNTNTPSTDPN; the protein is encoded by the coding sequence ATGAAAAAATATATCATCCTGATCTCCCTGTTGGCGCTGACTGTGACTCAGAATGCCTGCCAGCAGGAGTTTTTGAATCCCAGCGCGGCCAGCGAGCAGCAGGTTATAAACTCACCCGACGGGCTGGTGACGCTCGTAAACGGGTTACAATTTCGCTACACTACCACCCGTGCCGGGGCTATCTACAACGCTGTGGCGGCCGGTGGTCTGACCACCCGCGAATTGCGCGTATTGAATGCCGGAAACACCGACGAGTTGTTTCTGGAGCAGGGATTGAATAGTGTGCAAGGCTCCAACGCTGTTGTGCGGAATCTCTGGACAAGCTGCCAGCTTACCCGCGCTAGTGCCGACATTGTGCTTACAAACGCCGACCGGGTCATTACCGATGCTGGCCTCAAATCAGGGGTGGTGGCCTACGCGTCGATTTTTAAGGCTCTTTCGCTCGGAACACTTGCGCAGTTTTTCCAGCAGGCTCCGGTGGCTACAGGCACCAATGCGCCCTTTGTACCGCGCGAGCAGTTGCTCCGGGAGGCCATTCAGCAGCTGGAAACGGCTGCTACGCTGGTGAGTAGTACGCCACCCTCCGCCAGTTTTCTGACCCGTATCCCGGCGGGCATTGACATTCCGAATACTATACAGGCATTGATTGCCCGTTATGCGTTGTTTGCCGGTGACTATGACAAGGCCATTGCAGCCGCAGGGCGGGTTAACCTGACGGTTCGGTCGTCGTTTTCATTTGACGAAAATGCCCGCAATCCGGTGTTTGAGACTGCCTTTGGCAATGTGAACGTGTTTGCGCCTACCAACACCAGTTTTGGTCTGACGGGAGCCCTTCAGCCCGATCCGTCAGACCGGCGGCTGACGTTCTATTTCCGTACGAACCCCACGGCTACGCAGAACCTCGGAACAGGCTTTTATACCTCAAACAGTACAGCTATCCCGGTTTATCTGCCCGGTGAGATACTACTGATCCGGGCCGAAGCGTTTGCCCGTAAAAATGATTTGACCAACGCCGTAACCGAACTGAACCGGGTACTTACCAAAACTCCTGCTCAGGATGCATGGGGTGTAGGCGCTGGTTTACCGGCGTATGCCGGAGCCAATACGGCTAACGCGATCTTGCAGGAGATTTACCGAAACCGGCAGATTGAGCTGGCTTTTCAGGGTTTCCGGCTTGAAGACAGCCGCCGGTTTGGCCGCTCCGGGCCCGATACAACCCCTCAGGCAAATGCCGAACGGACACGTAATTTCATGCCCTATCCGTTTACAGAGCGAGATAATAACACGAATACGCCGTCGACCGATCCAAATTAA
- a CDS encoding SusC/RagA family TonB-linked outer membrane protein, with the protein MTNLYKRANWQIFPVGVFCLALLLCSNVLAQGIRYTIKGRVTDNAGQAIPGVTVLLRGTQLGTTSVADGSYNLGVTVAPGSYTLAFTSIGYTGQDVPVTLGNQENISADATLSEVNQTLDEVIVAAQTISGPRRQFGNAISTIKGQELTQTGTGGLINSLQGRVPGAQITQNSGDPAGGITIRLRGVKSLSGSSDPLYVIDGVIVSNASDNVSQQAVGNQIGGANAGQNRLADLNPADIASINVVNGAAAAAQYGSRAANGVVLITTKRGATGAPRVSLTTSFNVNELRKSVPISTFGKQFGFAGLRLHTIGGISAAQIAANPGVTTTGIVRDGATTQLATNLVDVTRYNYFDQIFRTGYGTDNTLSVSGGANTTNYYVSFGYLNNQGIIRGTDFRRYNFRARLDQRLTNWAKLSAGLNYANSFANEKANGNVFYSPINSVNITNNIWNITQRDAAGNLQAVEPTRVNPLSTIEDMQFTQAVNRTISDMQLNLTPIKGMSIDWIVGVDTYGQFGRNYIRPYPYQAQAGLPLERYPNGYAATANNNVFLLNNDITVGYERNLSNDLKMNLIAGYNYQFSRTDFTRNEGQNLAPFIETVSGAASTTFQLGYGLDRFSLSGYFGQATFAYKNLAFLTGALRRDASSKFSPSETNQIYPKVSGSFVVSDLGFWKASSGIGRVWNDLKVRASYGESGNLSGIGSYSRFWQFQPVAFLGRNTIIPSSTLANPAVRPERMAELEGGLDMSFLNNRINLSATAYNQRITDLVVNRTTAPSSGGTGIINNVGSMENKGIELMLNAMPVKRKDLSWDVTLIFNRNRNKILALGSPRIEIATVSGAPVFLIEGQPASVFFEFPYARNADGSLLLTPQGLPQRERGTQGTGADLSYTPQRTAEGQPTGAFIRSVIGDPNPRWTGSFASNLTYKKLSFRFMLDAVQGNQVFNADKRTRENVGIGKLAEQEMRGTLQRGYIFAIGPIGEFRVDDGSFVKLREVGLSYALPRLIKGVSNWNVSLVGRNLISWDNYNGFDPETNSGGNADLVRGVDFGNVPIPRTYQLQLTATF; encoded by the coding sequence ATGACTAATCTGTACAAAAGAGCTAATTGGCAGATCTTCCCGGTTGGGGTGTTCTGTCTGGCTCTACTGCTTTGTAGTAATGTGCTGGCACAAGGCATACGCTACACCATCAAAGGTCGAGTTACTGACAATGCTGGTCAGGCCATTCCCGGTGTAACGGTGCTGCTGCGTGGTACCCAACTTGGTACTACCTCCGTTGCCGATGGCTCTTACAACCTCGGCGTAACGGTTGCCCCGGGCTCCTACACGCTGGCGTTTACATCCATTGGCTACACGGGCCAGGATGTACCCGTTACGTTGGGTAATCAGGAAAATATTTCGGCTGATGCCACCCTGTCTGAAGTCAATCAGACCCTCGATGAGGTTATTGTGGCGGCTCAAACCATTTCGGGGCCACGTCGGCAGTTCGGTAATGCCATCAGCACCATCAAGGGGCAGGAGCTTACACAAACGGGTACGGGTGGGCTCATCAACTCGTTGCAGGGGCGTGTGCCGGGGGCTCAGATTACCCAAAACTCGGGCGATCCGGCCGGTGGCATCACCATTCGTCTGCGCGGAGTAAAGTCGCTGTCGGGTTCCTCAGACCCTCTCTATGTAATTGATGGTGTGATTGTCAGCAACGCCAGCGATAACGTATCGCAACAGGCAGTAGGTAATCAAATTGGCGGGGCCAATGCCGGACAGAACCGTTTGGCCGACCTTAACCCGGCCGATATTGCCAGCATCAACGTAGTAAATGGGGCGGCAGCGGCAGCGCAATACGGCTCGCGGGCTGCCAATGGTGTGGTGCTGATTACTACCAAGCGAGGGGCTACGGGAGCACCCCGCGTTTCGCTCACTACCAGCTTCAATGTAAATGAGCTGCGAAAAAGCGTACCTATTTCTACGTTCGGTAAGCAGTTTGGCTTTGCCGGACTGCGGCTGCACACGATCGGCGGTATCTCGGCAGCGCAGATCGCGGCTAACCCCGGTGTGACAACTACCGGAATTGTGCGCGATGGAGCCACGACTCAGTTGGCTACCAATCTTGTCGACGTAACCCGTTACAACTATTTCGACCAGATTTTCCGTACCGGCTATGGCACCGATAATACGCTGTCGGTATCGGGCGGAGCCAACACGACGAACTATTACGTTTCGTTTGGCTATCTGAACAATCAGGGGATTATTCGGGGAACCGACTTCCGGCGTTATAATTTCCGGGCCCGGCTCGATCAGCGGCTGACCAACTGGGCCAAGCTGTCGGCGGGTCTGAATTATGCCAACAGCTTCGCTAATGAGAAGGCTAACGGTAATGTGTTTTATAGCCCTATCAACTCGGTCAATATCACCAACAATATCTGGAACATTACCCAGCGCGACGCGGCTGGCAACTTACAGGCCGTTGAGCCTACGCGCGTGAACCCACTCTCGACTATCGAGGATATGCAGTTTACGCAGGCCGTAAACCGCACTATCAGCGATATGCAACTGAACCTGACGCCCATAAAAGGGATGAGCATCGACTGGATTGTGGGGGTCGACACATACGGGCAGTTTGGCCGTAACTACATCCGGCCTTATCCGTATCAGGCACAGGCTGGTTTGCCGCTCGAGCGGTATCCAAATGGGTATGCTGCTACGGCCAACAATAATGTGTTTTTGCTGAATAACGATATTACCGTTGGCTATGAGCGTAACCTGAGCAACGATCTGAAAATGAACCTGATTGCCGGGTATAATTACCAGTTTAGCCGTACCGACTTTACCCGCAACGAAGGGCAGAACCTGGCGCCCTTTATCGAGACGGTCAGTGGTGCGGCCAGTACAACGTTCCAGTTGGGGTACGGCCTCGACCGCTTTAGTCTGAGCGGGTATTTTGGGCAGGCGACCTTTGCCTACAAGAACCTCGCGTTTCTGACGGGCGCACTGCGTCGGGACGCTTCGTCTAAATTCTCGCCTTCCGAAACCAACCAGATTTACCCGAAAGTGAGCGGTTCGTTTGTCGTGTCGGATCTGGGTTTCTGGAAAGCCTCGTCGGGTATTGGCCGTGTCTGGAATGATCTGAAGGTTCGGGCCAGCTACGGTGAGTCGGGCAACTTGTCGGGTATCGGATCGTATAGCCGCTTCTGGCAGTTCCAGCCGGTGGCGTTCCTCGGTCGGAATACGATCATCCCATCGTCGACGCTCGCCAACCCTGCTGTTCGGCCTGAGCGCATGGCCGAACTGGAAGGGGGGCTGGATATGTCGTTCCTGAATAACCGCATCAACCTGAGCGCCACTGCCTATAATCAGCGGATTACCGACCTTGTGGTAAACCGGACTACGGCACCATCGTCGGGTGGAACGGGGATTATCAACAACGTGGGTAGCATGGAAAACAAAGGAATTGAACTGATGCTCAATGCGATGCCCGTCAAACGGAAAGACCTTTCGTGGGATGTAACATTGATTTTCAACCGCAACCGCAACAAAATTCTGGCCCTGGGTAGCCCACGTATTGAAATCGCTACTGTTTCGGGGGCACCCGTATTCCTGATCGAAGGACAGCCTGCCAGTGTATTTTTTGAGTTCCCGTACGCCCGCAATGCCGATGGTTCGTTGTTGTTGACACCGCAGGGCCTGCCTCAGCGTGAGCGTGGTACGCAGGGCACGGGTGCCGACCTTTCGTACACGCCCCAGCGTACGGCCGAAGGGCAGCCAACAGGCGCGTTTATCCGCAGTGTTATTGGTGACCCGAATCCGAGATGGACCGGCTCGTTTGCGTCGAACCTGACGTACAAGAAACTGTCGTTCCGGTTCATGCTCGATGCTGTGCAGGGTAATCAGGTATTCAACGCCGATAAGCGCACGCGCGAAAACGTCGGTATTGGTAAACTGGCTGAGCAGGAAATGCGCGGAACGTTGCAGCGTGGTTACATCTTCGCCATCGGGCCTATTGGTGAGTTCCGGGTTGACGATGGTTCGTTTGTGAAGCTCCGCGAGGTTGGATTGAGCTATGCGCTGCCGCGCTTGATCAAAGGGGTTAGCAACTGGAATGTATCGTTGGTTGGCCGAAACCTGATCTCGTGGGACAACTACAACGGTTTCGATCCAGAAACTAACTCGGGCGGTAACGCCGATCTGGTGCGGGGCGTCGACTTCGGCAACGTACCCATTCCGCGCACGTACCAACTCCAACTGACGGCAACGTTCTAA
- the amaB gene encoding L-piperidine-6-carboxylate dehydrogenase — protein sequence MESILPLPAQAVKPGTSTGQQFWHTSDKTIDSYSPVDGKLMARVYTSTRADYDRVVETARQAFEQWRLVPAPRRGEIVRQMGEQFRLYKTDLGKLVSYEMGKSLQEGLGEVQEIIDICDFAVGLSRQLYGLTMHSERPAHRMYEQWHPLGVVGIISAFNFPVAVWSWNAMIALVCGDVCVWKPSEKTPLTALACQQIIGDVLRNNDVPEGVSCLVTGGRDTGEWLTRDPRVALVSATGSTRMGRAVGATVAERMGHCLLELGGNNAIIVSQHADLNVAIPAIVFGAVGTAGQRCTTTRRLIVHETVYEEVKARLAKAYGQLRIGNPLEETNHVGPLIDKAAVEGYLAAVEAVGQAGGRFVVEPGVLEGEPYTSGCYVRPCIAEAQNDWAIVQHETFAPILYLMKYRTIDEAIALQNGVPQGLSSSIFTLNLREAEQFLSAAGSDCGIANVNIGTSGAEIGGAFGGEKETGGGRESGSDAWKAYMRRQTNTINYGTTLPLAQGIKFDI from the coding sequence ATGGAGTCGATCCTTCCACTTCCTGCCCAGGCCGTAAAGCCAGGCACCAGTACAGGCCAGCAGTTCTGGCACACCTCCGACAAAACAATTGATTCATATTCACCCGTCGACGGCAAACTCATGGCACGGGTGTACACCTCAACCCGCGCCGACTATGATCGGGTAGTCGAGACCGCCCGGCAGGCCTTTGAACAGTGGCGATTAGTGCCCGCCCCCCGCCGGGGCGAAATTGTCCGGCAAATGGGTGAGCAGTTCCGGCTCTACAAAACCGATCTGGGCAAGCTGGTAAGCTACGAAATGGGCAAATCGCTACAGGAAGGTCTGGGCGAAGTGCAGGAGATCATCGACATCTGCGACTTTGCCGTCGGGCTGTCGCGGCAACTGTACGGACTCACCATGCACTCCGAGCGCCCGGCCCACCGCATGTACGAGCAGTGGCACCCGCTGGGTGTGGTGGGCATCATCTCGGCGTTCAACTTTCCGGTGGCTGTTTGGTCGTGGAATGCCATGATTGCCCTGGTTTGCGGGGATGTGTGCGTCTGGAAACCGTCTGAAAAAACACCGCTCACCGCTCTGGCCTGCCAACAAATTATTGGTGATGTACTCCGTAATAACGATGTGCCCGAAGGGGTGTCGTGCCTGGTGACGGGTGGCCGCGATACAGGTGAGTGGCTCACCCGCGACCCGCGTGTGGCCTTGGTTTCTGCTACCGGAAGCACCCGAATGGGCCGGGCCGTAGGCGCTACCGTGGCCGAGCGTATGGGCCACTGCCTGCTCGAATTGGGCGGTAACAACGCCATTATTGTCTCACAGCACGCCGACCTGAATGTGGCTATTCCGGCTATTGTGTTCGGCGCGGTGGGTACGGCTGGTCAACGCTGTACGACCACCCGGCGGCTGATTGTGCACGAAACCGTGTATGAAGAAGTAAAAGCGCGGCTGGCGAAAGCCTACGGGCAGTTGCGCATTGGCAACCCGCTCGAAGAAACCAACCACGTGGGCCCCCTGATCGACAAGGCGGCAGTGGAAGGGTATCTGGCCGCAGTAGAGGCCGTAGGGCAGGCAGGTGGCCGGTTTGTGGTAGAGCCGGGCGTGCTGGAGGGCGAACCCTACACGTCGGGTTGCTACGTGCGCCCGTGCATTGCCGAAGCGCAAAACGACTGGGCCATTGTACAACACGAAACCTTCGCGCCTATTCTATACCTGATGAAATATCGGACCATCGATGAGGCCATTGCCCTGCAAAACGGGGTACCGCAGGGGCTTTCGTCATCAATTTTTACGCTCAATCTCCGCGAAGCCGAGCAATTCCTGTCGGCGGCCGGTTCCGACTGCGGCATTGCCAATGTGAACATCGGTACGTCGGGGGCTGAAATCGGGGGCGCGTTTGGGGGCGAAAAAGAAACAGGCGGAGGTCGCGAGTCGGGGTCCGATGCCTGGAAAGCCTACATGCGTCGGCAAACCAATACCATCAATTACGGTACGACACTGCCACTGGCGCAGGGTATCAAGTTTGATATTTGA
- a CDS encoding HAD family hydrolase, with protein sequence MITKPQLIALDADDTLWANQPHFDQAEADLKAFLAQYGTPTELDEALRQVQIENLPLLGYGAKGFTLSMIEVAIKLTEGQVTGAAIQQIIDQGKKLLRFPIELLDGVEEVLDALTPQYSLMLLTKGDLLDQESKLARSGIGAYFSHVEIVSEKNEAAYQKILDRYGLQPAEFLMIGNSLKSDILPVAALGGQAIYIPYHTTWHIEQVTPPDTGIQYLQLDSLRDCLPLLLSE encoded by the coding sequence ATGATTACCAAACCCCAATTAATTGCCCTCGACGCGGATGATACGCTGTGGGCCAACCAGCCCCATTTCGATCAGGCCGAAGCCGATCTCAAGGCGTTTCTGGCCCAGTACGGTACGCCTACCGAACTCGACGAGGCTCTGCGACAGGTGCAGATTGAAAACCTACCCCTGCTGGGCTACGGAGCCAAAGGGTTTACGCTTTCCATGATTGAGGTGGCCATCAAGCTGACGGAAGGGCAGGTGACGGGTGCGGCCATCCAGCAAATTATCGATCAGGGAAAAAAACTGCTGCGATTTCCGATTGAGTTGCTCGACGGTGTAGAAGAAGTGCTGGATGCCCTTACGCCCCAGTATTCGCTGATGCTCCTGACCAAGGGTGATTTGCTGGATCAGGAAAGCAAGCTGGCTCGCTCAGGAATTGGGGCCTATTTCAGTCATGTGGAGATTGTCAGTGAAAAAAACGAAGCCGCCTATCAGAAAATATTGGACCGGTATGGGTTGCAACCGGCCGAGTTTCTGATGATCGGTAACTCGCTCAAATCGGATATTTTGCCCGTGGCGGCTTTGGGGGGGCAGGCCATCTACATTCCCTACCATACCACCTGGCACATTGAGCAGGTCACCCCACCCGATACGGGTATCCAGTACCTCCAGCTCGATAGTCTGCGCGATTGCCTGCCGCTACTGCTAAGTGAATGA
- a CDS encoding HAD hydrolase-like protein, with product MKYRLVIFDFDGTLADSFALFLRTFNDVAGQYGTRPILDTELNTLRTMGARGLIRHFEIPPWKVPFIAYSVRRRMARSITDVQLFEGIPELLTQLAHAGVRLAIVSSNSEANIRRVLGPDCAATITDYVCGTAIFGKAKAFSKVVRQSGVSPDQTLCVGDELRDWEAALAVGIPFAAVGWGYTYFDALPTLPEGQLINRVEAIASAVLAPA from the coding sequence ATGAAGTATCGACTCGTCATTTTCGATTTTGACGGCACCCTGGCCGATTCGTTCGCCTTGTTTTTGCGCACGTTCAACGACGTAGCGGGGCAATATGGCACCCGGCCGATTCTGGATACCGAACTGAATACCCTACGGACAATGGGAGCCCGGGGACTAATCCGCCATTTTGAGATTCCCCCGTGGAAGGTGCCTTTTATTGCCTACAGCGTTCGTCGGCGTATGGCTCGGTCTATTACCGACGTGCAGTTGTTCGAGGGCATTCCCGAACTATTGACACAACTGGCTCATGCGGGCGTTCGTCTGGCCATTGTCAGCTCCAACTCCGAAGCCAATATCCGGCGAGTGCTGGGGCCAGATTGTGCCGCAACCATCACCGATTACGTTTGCGGAACCGCCATTTTTGGCAAGGCGAAAGCATTCAGCAAGGTGGTTCGGCAAAGTGGTGTATCACCAGACCAAACCCTATGTGTGGGCGACGAGCTTCGCGATTGGGAAGCCGCGCTGGCTGTAGGCATCCCGTTTGCGGCCGTTGGCTGGGGTTACACTTATTTCGATGCCCTCCCTACCCTACCCGAGGGGCAGCTAATTAATCGAGTCGAGGCTATTGCGAGCGCAGTTTTAGCTCCAGCCTAA
- a CDS encoding acyl-CoA desaturase: protein MVAIVAFVGHWYLSLFCQTFFLHRYAAHKMFTMSKFWERFFYFLTYVSQGSSYLSPRAYAVLHRMHHAFSDTPKDPHSPHHTKNLLTMMWKTKNIYNAVLHRTQKVERQFDRNYPEWALIEKVGDSWISRAGWGIAYSLFYIFAFLYLDMHWAFFFLLPIHFLMGPIHGAIVNWSGHKYGYQNFDNHDKSRNSLMLDFLMMGELFQNNHHKRPNSANFGAKWFEMDPTYPVIKGLEKLKIIKMRPTKGASEEFETGHERRIEEHA from the coding sequence GTGGTTGCTATCGTCGCTTTTGTGGGGCATTGGTATCTGTCCCTGTTTTGCCAGACATTCTTTCTGCACCGCTATGCTGCCCATAAGATGTTCACCATGAGCAAATTCTGGGAGCGTTTCTTTTATTTCCTGACGTACGTCTCGCAAGGGTCGTCGTATTTGAGTCCGCGGGCTTACGCCGTGCTGCACCGGATGCACCACGCATTCAGCGACACGCCCAAAGACCCGCACTCTCCCCATCACACGAAGAACCTTCTGACGATGATGTGGAAAACCAAAAACATTTACAACGCTGTGCTGCACCGCACCCAGAAGGTGGAGCGTCAGTTTGACCGCAACTACCCGGAGTGGGCACTGATCGAGAAGGTGGGCGATTCGTGGATTTCGCGGGCTGGTTGGGGTATTGCCTACTCGCTGTTCTACATTTTCGCGTTCCTGTATCTGGATATGCACTGGGCCTTTTTCTTCCTGCTGCCTATTCACTTCCTGATGGGACCAATCCACGGTGCTATCGTAAACTGGAGCGGACACAAGTACGGTTACCAGAACTTCGACAACCACGATAAGTCGCGTAACTCGCTCATGCTGGATTTCCTGATGATGGGCGAGCTGTTCCAGAATAACCACCACAAGCGGCCCAACTCGGCCAACTTCGGAGCTAAGTGGTTCGAAATGGACCCCACGTATCCCGTTATCAAAGGCCTTGAGAAGCTGAAAATCATTAAGATGCGCCCGACCAAAGGGGCGTCGGAAGAATTTGAAACCGGCCACGAGCGTCGCATCGAAGAGCACGCATAA
- a CDS encoding DUF4159 domain-containing protein — protein sequence MKRILLPALLMLHCAFFIVPAQAQYAYKIAKLKYNGGGDWYANKTSLPNLIKFANQNLRMNIFPEEDIVEVGSPDLFSYPFVHLTGHGNVLFSTAEAQNLRRYLMSGGFLHIDDNYGMDKFIRREMKKVFPELSFVELPFNHPIYSQRFKFSTGLPKIHEHDGKAPQGFGLVYQGRLVCFYSYECDLGNGWEDQSVYNDPEPVRQQALRMGANLLQYATTSN from the coding sequence ATGAAACGAATCCTGCTTCCAGCCTTACTCATGCTGCATTGTGCCTTTTTCATTGTCCCGGCTCAGGCGCAGTATGCGTACAAAATTGCCAAACTGAAGTATAACGGCGGGGGCGACTGGTACGCCAACAAAACCTCGCTGCCAAACCTGATCAAGTTTGCCAACCAGAACCTGCGCATGAATATCTTTCCCGAAGAAGATATTGTGGAGGTAGGGAGCCCCGACCTGTTCAGCTACCCATTTGTGCACCTCACCGGGCACGGCAACGTGCTGTTTTCAACGGCCGAGGCTCAGAACCTGCGCCGGTATCTGATGTCGGGCGGTTTTTTACACATCGACGATAATTACGGTATGGACAAGTTTATCCGGCGTGAGATGAAAAAAGTTTTTCCGGAGCTGTCGTTTGTCGAGTTACCCTTCAATCACCCCATTTACAGCCAACGGTTCAAGTTTTCGACGGGTTTGCCCAAGATTCACGAGCATGATGGTAAGGCCCCACAAGGGTTTGGTTTGGTCTATCAGGGACGTTTAGTCTGTTTTTACAGTTATGAGTGTGACCTTGGCAACGGTTGGGAAGATCAGAGCGTTTATAACGACCCTGAACCCGTTCGGCAACAGGCACTTCGGATGGGGGCCAATCTGTTGCAATACGCGACAACGTCCAATTAG
- a CDS encoding RsmE family RNA methyltransferase, whose product MHLFYQPDSISQLTEDDSRHAVKTLRLGAGDSIAVTNGRGARFDAQITKADARQCAFRVLDEQYTPARPFSVRICVAPTKNIDRIEWFVEKAVELGIERISFFFGQHSERRVLKLERLEKIAVAAMKQSLQSWMPQLDEALPLEKLLPTITEGQRFIAHLPVNTPPEHLFKKATINGSYTVLIGPEGDFAPTELIIAQQAGFENVTLGNNRLRTETAALAACQILNLLNA is encoded by the coding sequence GTGCATCTCTTTTACCAGCCTGATTCCATTTCTCAACTGACCGAAGACGACTCCCGCCATGCCGTTAAAACCCTTCGGCTGGGTGCGGGCGATTCCATTGCCGTAACCAACGGGCGGGGCGCCCGCTTCGACGCCCAAATCACTAAAGCTGATGCCCGGCAGTGCGCCTTTCGCGTCCTCGACGAACAGTACACACCCGCCCGTCCTTTTTCAGTGCGTATTTGTGTGGCACCCACCAAAAACATCGACCGGATCGAGTGGTTTGTGGAGAAAGCCGTTGAACTGGGTATCGAACGAATCAGTTTCTTCTTCGGGCAACATTCCGAACGGCGGGTACTCAAACTGGAGCGGCTCGAAAAAATCGCCGTGGCCGCCATGAAGCAGTCGCTGCAAAGCTGGATGCCCCAGCTCGATGAGGCCCTGCCCCTCGAAAAGCTGCTGCCCACCATCACCGAGGGGCAACGGTTTATTGCCCACCTGCCCGTCAACACTCCGCCGGAACATTTATTCAAAAAAGCCACAATAAACGGTAGCTACACGGTGTTAATCGGACCGGAGGGAGACTTTGCCCCCACCGAGCTAATCATTGCCCAACAGGCTGGTTTTGAGAATGTAACTCTCGGCAACAACCGGCTTCGTACCGAAACCGCAGCCCTCGCGGCCTGTCAGATTCTAAACTTACTGAACGCATGA
- a CDS encoding vWA domain-containing protein — translation MFLDFFLLLRQHHLPVTLPEYLTLLEALRSDVAEPTIDDFYFLSKTTLVKHEQHLDLFDRVFGLFVTGRESVGAEGLPDIPPEWLRDAMQRSLSDEEKAALEAAGGLNALWERFRKLLDEQQERHEGGNKWIGTGGTSPFGVGGYSPEGFKTDKGAPGKGSGRALKVWEDRAYKNYADDIELNTRNLKMALRRLRILTREGAENELDIDGTIDRTSRNAGMLDIQMQPSRQNRVKVLMLFDVGGSMDEHIDLCNQLFSAARYQFKHLEFLYFHNCVYETLWKDNSRRKDRIPTWEVLHKYNKEYKVIFVGDASMSPYEITAPKGSVEHYNEEAGLVWLNRFKEQYPHLVWLNPMIPAYWSYTQSIDIIRKWSGNRMFPLTLNGLTGAMKSLKNPKVTFDV, via the coding sequence ATGTTTCTCGACTTCTTTCTGCTGCTTCGTCAACACCATCTGCCGGTTACGCTGCCAGAGTACCTGACGCTGCTTGAGGCCCTGCGGAGCGATGTGGCCGAGCCAACTATCGACGATTTTTACTTTCTGAGTAAAACGACTCTGGTTAAGCATGAGCAACACTTGGATCTGTTCGACCGGGTGTTTGGTCTGTTTGTGACGGGTCGGGAGTCGGTCGGGGCCGAGGGCCTGCCTGATATTCCGCCCGAATGGCTCCGCGATGCCATGCAGCGGTCTCTGAGCGACGAAGAAAAAGCGGCTCTGGAAGCTGCCGGGGGGCTCAATGCACTCTGGGAGCGCTTTCGAAAGTTGCTCGACGAACAGCAGGAGCGGCACGAAGGAGGCAACAAATGGATTGGAACGGGCGGAACTTCGCCCTTTGGGGTAGGGGGCTATTCGCCCGAAGGCTTCAAAACCGACAAAGGTGCCCCCGGCAAAGGGAGCGGGCGGGCGCTGAAAGTTTGGGAAGACCGGGCGTACAAAAACTACGCTGACGATATTGAACTGAATACCCGAAACCTCAAGATGGCCTTGCGCCGGTTGCGGATTCTGACCCGCGAAGGGGCCGAAAATGAACTGGACATCGACGGAACCATTGACCGAACAAGCCGCAACGCAGGTATGCTCGACATTCAGATGCAGCCTTCCCGCCAAAATCGGGTGAAAGTGCTGATGCTGTTTGATGTAGGCGGATCAATGGACGAGCATATCGACCTCTGCAATCAGTTATTTTCGGCGGCCCGCTACCAGTTTAAGCATTTGGAGTTTCTGTATTTTCATAACTGTGTGTACGAAACCCTCTGGAAAGACAATTCGCGCCGGAAAGACCGTATTCCAACCTGGGAGGTGCTCCACAAATATAACAAAGAGTACAAAGTCATTTTTGTGGGCGACGCCAGCATGTCGCCCTACGAGATTACGGCTCCCAAGGGTAGCGTAGAGCATTACAACGAAGAAGCGGGCCTGGTGTGGCTCAATCGGTTCAAGGAACAGTACCCTCATTTAGTGTGGCTCAACCCCATGATTCCGGCGTATTGGTCGTATACGCAAAGCATCGACATCATCCGGAAATGGTCGGGCAACCGGATGTTTCCGCTTACGCTCAACGGCCTGACCGGGGCCATGAAAAGCCTGAAAAATCCGAAAGTGACGTTTGATGTGTAG